One window of Desulfarculus baarsii DSM 2075 genomic DNA carries:
- a CDS encoding sigma-54-dependent Fis family transcriptional regulator: MSGRVLVVDDEQVLRLTFEALLGDAGHAVQTAADFDQAVAALEADAFDAVFVDIILGGRSGLELLERAKGLQPTTPVVMITGQPTVEAASRALRLGAFDFMVKPVTKDALLRAARAALAHKRLIDERDHEAAQRRRYQALLTAIVEGVGDGVISVGVDGRLSQINRAAQELLGLTSQAALGSSLEEPMWAPLGQGRQMLLATARGGSAPAEARQQIVPAGAGPRLVELSCRPLRDGQGRAMGAVLVLRDRTRLSLLEDSLRSRRGLHGLVGQSPAMQEVYRLLETLAETDTTVLIGGPSGSGKELAAEALHYLGPRANGPLIKVNCAALAENLLESELFGHARGAFTGAVADKAGRFLLADGGTIMLDEIGDISPAVQLKLLRVLEDKIVERVGEAKPRRVDARVVAATNQDLATLSAQGRFRQDLYYRLNVVRLNMPSLAQRREDIPLLAEHFLAQFARRMPRPVEGLSPTALEALMRQPWPGNVRQLRHVLEHAYIFCPGGLIGPEHLPPELSAPPISPAADGPTSEAQRILAALRRAGGNKAKAARLLGLSRNTLYRKLNELGLSELGDGSE; encoded by the coding sequence ATGAGCGGCCGGGTGTTGGTGGTCGACGACGAACAAGTTCTGCGCCTGACCTTCGAGGCGCTGCTTGGCGACGCGGGCCACGCCGTGCAAACGGCGGCCGACTTTGACCAGGCCGTGGCGGCCCTGGAGGCGGACGCCTTTGACGCGGTGTTTGTCGATATCATCTTGGGCGGGCGTTCGGGCCTGGAGCTGCTGGAACGGGCCAAGGGCCTGCAACCGACCACGCCGGTGGTGATGATCACCGGCCAGCCCACGGTGGAGGCGGCCTCGCGGGCGCTGCGGCTGGGGGCCTTTGATTTCATGGTCAAGCCCGTGACCAAGGACGCCCTGCTGCGCGCGGCCCGGGCGGCGCTGGCCCACAAGCGCCTGATCGATGAACGGGACCACGAGGCCGCCCAGCGCCGGCGTTATCAGGCCCTGCTGACGGCCATCGTCGAGGGCGTGGGTGACGGCGTGATCAGCGTGGGCGTTGACGGCCGCCTCAGCCAGATCAACCGCGCGGCCCAGGAGCTGCTGGGCCTGACCAGTCAGGCGGCCTTGGGTTCGTCGCTGGAAGAGCCCATGTGGGCGCCCCTGGGCCAGGGCCGCCAGATGCTTTTGGCCACGGCCCGGGGCGGCTCGGCCCCGGCCGAGGCCCGCCAGCAGATCGTGCCCGCCGGCGCTGGGCCGCGCTTGGTGGAGCTGAGCTGCCGACCGCTGCGCGACGGCCAGGGCCGGGCCATGGGCGCGGTGCTGGTGCTGCGCGACCGCACGCGGCTGTCGCTGCTGGAGGACAGCCTGCGCAGCCGCCGTGGCCTGCACGGCCTGGTGGGCCAGAGCCCGGCCATGCAGGAGGTATACCGCCTGCTGGAGACCCTGGCCGAGACCGACACCACGGTGCTGATCGGCGGGCCCAGTGGCTCGGGCAAGGAACTGGCCGCCGAGGCCCTGCACTACCTTGGTCCCCGGGCCAATGGGCCGTTGATCAAGGTCAACTGCGCGGCGCTGGCCGAAAACCTCTTGGAGAGTGAGCTGTTCGGCCACGCGCGCGGGGCCTTCACCGGCGCGGTGGCCGACAAGGCCGGCCGCTTTTTGCTGGCCGACGGCGGCACGATCATGCTCGACGAGATCGGCGACATCTCGCCCGCGGTGCAGCTAAAGCTGCTGCGCGTGCTGGAGGACAAGATCGTCGAGCGGGTGGGCGAGGCCAAACCGCGCCGCGTGGACGCGCGGGTGGTGGCGGCCACCAACCAGGACTTGGCCACGTTGAGCGCCCAGGGCCGCTTTCGGCAGGATTTGTATTATCGGCTCAACGTCGTGCGCCTGAACATGCCCTCCCTGGCCCAGCGCCGCGAGGATATCCCCCTGCTGGCCGAGCATTTCCTGGCCCAGTTCGCCCGGCGCATGCCCCGGCCGGTGGAGGGCCTCTCGCCCACGGCGCTGGAGGCGCTGATGCGCCAGCCCTGGCCCGGTAACGTGCGCCAGTTGCGCCATGTCTTGGAGCATGCCTATATTTTCTGCCCCGGCGGGCTCATCGGCCCCGAACATCTGCCGCCCGAGCTGTCCGCGCCGCCGATTTCGCCCGCGGCCGACGGCCCCACCAGCGAGGCCCAGCGCATCCTGGCCGCCCTGCGCCGGGCCGGCGGCAACAAGGCCAAGGCCGCCCGCCTGCTGGGTTTGAGCCGCAACACGCTCTATCGCAAGCTGAACGAGCTTGGCCTGAGCGAACTGGGCGACGGCTCGGAGTGA
- a CDS encoding PAS domain-containing sensor histidine kinase, with the protein MNFFSRENALPLGATLVAVSLGVGALLGRALAGPWPDGWLALGLAAGLAALAVTTWAAWRSLTRARRAELARAQHDKALIAALQLEVERGRLTKEALVESDARYRSLFHDSHQAMLLIDPHGGRIRDANPAACRYYGHRWTELAAMSLGQLDASGQPAPPASEPGVALGRHRLADGRQRQVELHSSPIAAVGLVHVIVHDITEKQAMEQALVESGRKLSAIVEAVGEAMVIFDQNLAMTWANDQALALLGQGGEARTTAEELARACLQGGQAHEAECGQDGPDGRRHFWATARPVETAGDGAAHTALVMLREVTAKKNLETEAAMAAHLASIGELAAGVAHEINNPINGVINLAQLIIDRADSPQARAEYPALIIQEGQRISTIVANLLSFARPHSEEPAAVDLAAVLGDALALMGNQLTKRGARLELDLPADLPPALGRRRQLQQVFMNLISNAQQALDQRFPSADPRKTLTIQAARHESADGRPALRLRFIDNGVGLAPAMQRRVFEPFFSTKPPGQGTGLGLSVSHGIVRDHGGRIGFESREGGGATVIVDLPAAASGEETP; encoded by the coding sequence ATGAATTTTTTCAGCCGCGAAAACGCGTTGCCTCTCGGCGCGACGCTGGTGGCCGTGTCGTTGGGCGTGGGTGCGCTTTTGGGCCGGGCCTTGGCCGGGCCATGGCCTGATGGGTGGCTGGCGCTGGGCCTGGCCGCCGGCCTGGCGGCGCTGGCGGTGACGACCTGGGCCGCCTGGCGGTCGCTGACGCGCGCCCGCCGCGCCGAATTGGCCAGAGCCCAGCATGACAAGGCGCTCATCGCCGCCCTGCAACTGGAGGTCGAGCGCGGCCGGCTGACCAAAGAGGCCCTGGTCGAAAGCGATGCCCGCTATCGCAGCCTGTTTCACGACTCGCACCAGGCCATGCTGCTGATCGACCCCCACGGCGGCCGCATCCGCGACGCCAACCCCGCCGCCTGCCGCTACTACGGCCACCGCTGGACGGAGCTGGCCGCCATGAGCTTGGGCCAACTGGACGCCTCGGGCCAGCCGGCCCCGCCAGCCAGCGAGCCCGGCGTGGCCTTGGGCCGCCATCGCCTGGCCGACGGCCGCCAACGCCAGGTGGAACTGCATTCCAGCCCCATCGCCGCCGTGGGCCTGGTTCACGTCATCGTCCACGACATCACCGAAAAACAGGCCATGGAGCAGGCCTTGGTCGAGAGCGGGCGCAAGCTTTCGGCCATAGTCGAGGCCGTGGGTGAGGCCATGGTCATCTTCGATCAAAATCTGGCCATGACCTGGGCCAACGATCAAGCCCTGGCCCTGCTGGGCCAGGGCGGCGAGGCCAGAACCACCGCCGAGGAACTGGCCCGGGCCTGCCTGCAAGGCGGCCAAGCCCACGAGGCCGAATGCGGCCAGGACGGCCCCGACGGCCGCCGGCATTTCTGGGCCACGGCTCGGCCGGTGGAGACGGCCGGCGACGGCGCGGCCCACACGGCCCTGGTCATGCTGCGCGAGGTGACGGCCAAAAAAAACCTGGAGACCGAGGCGGCCATGGCCGCCCATCTGGCCTCCATCGGCGAACTGGCCGCCGGCGTGGCCCACGAGATCAACAATCCCATCAACGGCGTGATCAACCTGGCCCAACTGATCATCGACCGCGCCGACAGCCCCCAGGCCCGCGCCGAGTATCCGGCCCTGATCATCCAGGAAGGCCAACGCATCTCGACCATCGTGGCCAACCTGCTGTCCTTTGCCCGGCCCCACAGCGAAGAGCCCGCCGCCGTCGACCTGGCCGCCGTGTTGGGCGACGCCCTGGCCCTGATGGGCAACCAACTGACCAAGCGCGGCGCGCGCCTGGAGCTGGATCTGCCGGCCGATCTGCCGCCGGCCCTGGGCCGCCGCCGCCAGCTCCAGCAGGTGTTCATGAATTTAATCTCCAACGCCCAGCAGGCCCTGGATCAGCGCTTTCCCTCGGCCGATCCGCGCAAGACCCTGACCATCCAGGCCGCCCGCCACGAGTCGGCCGACGGCCGCCCGGCCCTGCGCCTGCGTTTTATCGACAACGGCGTGGGCCTGGCCCCGGCCATGCAACGCCGCGTGTTCGAGCCGTTTTTCAGCACCAAGCCGCCGGGCCAGGGCACGGGCCTGGGGCTTAGCGTCAGCCACGGCATTGTCCGCGATCACGGCGGGCGCATCGGTTTCGAAAGCCGCGAGGGCGGCGGGGCCACGGTGATCGTCGATCTGCCGGCGGCCGCCAGCGGCGAGGAGACCCCATGA
- a CDS encoding pyruvate formate lyase family protein, translating to MLDQPWIGVTWDRFAAIKRQMLAEPVRLCPERALLLGRFRRRGGRGDLPPVLARAQAFAYLMRHKPPRIHDHELIVGAVGSFRRSVLVHPEFDALTRAQCLARGGDGRQAPLPLALADRLGVLAGQCGRRTARGRDLPPAQALWFDEADGGRFLPDFASFLRLGVDGLLASISGREGPFFEAARLVGQALTAHATRLAEEAERLARSSHEARAAELRQIARVCRKTPARPAETFHEALQALWLCYMGLELESPGLVSSLGRVDQYLYPYYVADLIAGRINAAQARELLLCLMAKAAEVTRWRPSHDEAPRPQALAVVLGGDDGAGGDGANELSRLIVEAATLAGLGSASLQIRLHAGSSPRFLRWALETTWQGGLSVSLACDEAVIASLTERGCGAADAAGYVPDARGGVAVPGVSFVWPGAACFNLPLCLELALNQGRCFGSKRRLGLATPPPAGMGGLGQVLDAFGRQMDFLLGRVVEGLRAARHGRRRWWAAPLASLLSDGCRQRGLDLAGGGARCDHGAIQGVGLADTADSLAALQTVVFENRQTSLSQLTAEMAAGFSKNFKLLGAILAAPKLGGGHPLPTAMARRVSGLFHECLSRRGQGEDAFWPGMNSGEGGRALGLRTGALPNGRLAGQPLTPGLSPAGEGGRSPLVALRAAMAVDNRALGDGGVVDIVLDLARGGGDDELEMLCRLAREHCLGGGMGLRLLAPPAPSRARS from the coding sequence ATGTTGGATCAGCCATGGATCGGCGTCACCTGGGATCGTTTCGCGGCCATCAAGCGACAAATGCTGGCCGAGCCGGTTCGCCTCTGCCCCGAGCGGGCCTTGCTGCTGGGCCGCTTCCGCCGTCGGGGCGGGCGTGGCGACTTGCCTCCCGTCCTGGCCCGGGCCCAGGCCTTCGCCTACCTGATGCGGCACAAACCGCCGCGTATCCACGACCACGAGCTGATCGTCGGCGCGGTTGGCTCTTTTCGGCGCTCGGTGCTGGTGCACCCGGAGTTCGACGCGCTGACGCGGGCCCAGTGCCTGGCTCGCGGCGGCGACGGCCGCCAGGCCCCGCTGCCCCTGGCCCTCGCGGATCGCCTGGGTGTGTTGGCCGGCCAATGTGGCCGCCGGACGGCCAGGGGCCGCGATCTGCCGCCGGCCCAGGCCTTGTGGTTTGACGAGGCTGATGGCGGCCGTTTCTTGCCCGATTTCGCGAGCTTCCTGCGCCTGGGCGTCGATGGTCTGCTGGCCTCGATCAGCGGGCGTGAAGGGCCGTTTTTCGAGGCGGCGCGACTGGTTGGTCAGGCTTTGACCGCCCACGCCACGCGCCTGGCCGAGGAGGCCGAACGCCTGGCGCGGTCCAGCCACGAGGCCAGGGCGGCCGAACTACGCCAGATCGCGCGCGTTTGTCGCAAGACGCCGGCCCGGCCAGCCGAGACCTTTCACGAGGCCCTGCAAGCCCTGTGGCTTTGCTATATGGGTCTGGAGTTGGAGAGCCCCGGCCTGGTTTCTTCGTTGGGCCGGGTCGATCAATACCTTTATCCATATTATGTCGCCGATTTGATTGCCGGCCGCATCAACGCCGCCCAAGCCAGGGAGCTTTTGCTGTGCCTGATGGCCAAGGCCGCCGAGGTGACGCGCTGGCGGCCAAGTCACGACGAAGCGCCCCGGCCCCAGGCCCTGGCCGTGGTGCTGGGCGGCGATGACGGCGCGGGCGGCGATGGGGCCAATGAGCTTTCGCGGCTGATCGTCGAGGCGGCGACCCTGGCCGGGTTGGGTTCGGCCAGCTTGCAGATCCGCCTGCACGCCGGTTCGTCGCCGCGCTTTCTGCGCTGGGCGCTGGAGACGACCTGGCAGGGCGGCCTGAGCGTGAGCCTGGCCTGCGACGAAGCGGTGATCGCCTCGCTGACCGAGCGCGGCTGCGGGGCGGCCGATGCCGCCGGCTACGTCCCGGACGCCCGTGGCGGCGTGGCCGTGCCGGGGGTCAGTTTCGTCTGGCCGGGCGCGGCCTGTTTCAACCTGCCGTTGTGCCTGGAGCTGGCTCTCAACCAGGGCCGCTGCTTCGGCTCCAAACGCCGGCTGGGCCTGGCCACGCCGCCGCCGGCGGGCATGGGCGGTCTTGGCCAGGTGCTGGACGCCTTTGGCCGGCAGATGGACTTCCTGCTGGGCCGGGTGGTGGAGGGCCTGCGGGCCGCGCGCCATGGGCGGCGACGTTGGTGGGCCGCGCCGCTGGCCTCGCTGTTGTCGGATGGCTGCCGGCAGCGGGGCCTGGACTTGGCCGGCGGTGGCGCGCGGTGCGATCACGGGGCCATCCAGGGCGTGGGCCTGGCCGATACGGCCGATTCGCTGGCCGCGTTGCAAACGGTGGTCTTCGAAAACCGTCAAACCAGCCTCAGCCAGCTCACCGCCGAGATGGCCGCCGGCTTCAGCAAGAACTTCAAGCTGCTGGGCGCCATCCTGGCCGCGCCCAAGCTGGGTGGCGGCCACCCTCTGCCCACGGCCATGGCCCGGCGGGTTTCGGGCCTTTTTCACGAGTGCCTGTCGCGCCGTGGCCAGGGCGAGGACGCCTTTTGGCCGGGCATGAATAGCGGCGAGGGCGGCCGGGCCCTGGGTCTGCGCACCGGGGCCTTGCCCAACGGCCGCCTGGCCGGACAACCCCTGACGCCGGGGCTTTCGCCGGCCGGCGAAGGCGGCCGCAGCCCGCTGGTGGCATTGCGCGCGGCCATGGCCGTGGACAATCGGGCGCTGGGCGACGGCGGCGTGGTGGACATCGTCCTTGACTTGGCGCGCGGGGGGGGCGACGATGAGCTGGAAATGCTCTGCCGGTTGGCCCGCGAACACTGCCTGGGCGGCGGCATGGGCCTGCGCCTGCTGGCCCCGCCCGCGCCGTCGCGCGCCAGGTCGTAA
- a CDS encoding YkgJ family cysteine cluster protein — protein sequence MLPDPKDGRFQELGAGGFRFSCHPGVACFGECCRKLNLVLTPYDVLRLKTRLGLGAEEFIDRHAEVETGQNGWPMPRLQMADNAERTCPFLGQNGCTVYEDRPGACRTYPLGRATRGGQAGGPLEESWFLVREPHCRGFEDGPDWTTEAWTKDQGLEAYHTVNDLFLPIISRQPPAASPEQIHKKMQMFFMACYNLERFREFVANSSLTRMVDLPQARLEAMAQNDLQLLKFAFEWLRFALFGDQTLRLKEGVGPRPA from the coding sequence ATGCTGCCAGACCCCAAGGACGGTCGTTTTCAGGAACTGGGCGCGGGCGGATTTCGTTTTTCGTGCCACCCTGGCGTGGCTTGTTTTGGCGAATGCTGCCGCAAGCTCAACCTGGTGCTGACGCCCTACGACGTGCTGCGCCTGAAAACGCGCCTTGGCCTGGGCGCCGAGGAGTTCATCGACCGCCACGCCGAGGTGGAGACCGGCCAAAACGGCTGGCCCATGCCTCGCCTGCAGATGGCCGACAACGCCGAGCGCACCTGCCCGTTTCTGGGCCAAAACGGCTGCACGGTCTACGAAGACCGCCCCGGCGCCTGCCGCACCTATCCGCTGGGCCGGGCCACCAGGGGCGGCCAGGCCGGCGGGCCCCTGGAGGAAAGCTGGTTTCTGGTGCGCGAGCCCCACTGCCGCGGCTTCGAGGACGGCCCGGATTGGACCACCGAGGCCTGGACCAAGGACCAGGGCCTGGAGGCCTATCACACGGTCAACGACTTGTTTTTGCCCATCATCAGCCGCCAGCCGCCGGCCGCCAGCCCCGAGCAGATCCACAAAAAGATGCAGATGTTTTTCATGGCCTGCTACAACCTCGAACGCTTCCGCGAGTTTGTCGCCAACAGCAGCCTGACCCGCATGGTCGATCTGCCCCAGGCCCGCCTGGAGGCCATGGCTCAAAACGACCTGCAATTGCTCAAATTCGCCTTTGAATGGCTGCGCTTCGCGCTCTTCGGCGACCAGACCTTGCGCCTCAAGGAGGGCGTCGGCCCGCGCCCGGCCTGA
- a CDS encoding YkgJ family cysteine cluster protein: MTPDYKNQLRLEDEFTFACHRGLECYTSCCRDVTIMLTPYDVLRLSRAIGLTTTEFIDKYTQVVQLPNKVLPMVQFRMNDEDDKKCYFVRPHGCQYYEHRPWACRMFPLDEFSKGGFQIVTNPERCHGLAKGDSWKVRDWLMDQGATQSKEMDGGYESLVAHEFMNRPVDIDNPKVQQMLLLALYDLDRFREFVFKSSFLERFDLDQDTIDAAKMDDLALLDLAYAWVRFGLLGQKSLKLKDVEAQNEADDGAKN; encoded by the coding sequence ATGACTCCGGATTACAAAAATCAGCTTCGGCTGGAAGACGAATTTACCTTTGCCTGTCATCGCGGGCTGGAGTGCTACACCTCCTGCTGCCGCGACGTGACGATCATGCTCACGCCCTACGACGTGCTGCGCCTGAGCCGGGCCATCGGCCTGACCACCACCGAGTTCATCGACAAATACACCCAGGTGGTGCAGTTGCCCAACAAAGTCCTGCCCATGGTGCAGTTTCGCATGAACGACGAAGACGACAAGAAATGTTATTTCGTGCGGCCCCACGGCTGTCAATACTACGAGCACCGGCCCTGGGCCTGCCGCATGTTCCCGCTGGATGAATTTTCCAAGGGTGGTTTCCAGATCGTCACCAACCCCGAGCGCTGTCACGGCCTGGCCAAGGGCGATAGCTGGAAGGTGCGCGACTGGCTGATGGACCAGGGCGCAACCCAGTCCAAGGAGATGGACGGCGGCTATGAGTCGCTGGTGGCCCACGAGTTCATGAACCGGCCGGTGGACATCGACAACCCCAAGGTCCAGCAGATGCTCTTGCTGGCCCTTTACGACCTGGATCGCTTCCGCGAGTTCGTCTTCAAAAGCTCGTTCCTCGAGCGCTTCGACCTGGATCAAGACACCATCGACGCGGCCAAGATGGACGACCTGGCCCTGCTGGACCTGGCCTACGCCTGGGTGCGTTTCGGCCTGCTGGGCCAGAAATCGCTCAAGCTCAAGGACGTCGAGGCCCAAAACGAGGCTGACGACGGGGCCAAGAACTGA
- a CDS encoding 2-oxoacid:acceptor oxidoreductase family protein produces the protein MNNGRAPLPKPRMEVRLAGSGGQGLLLAGLVLAEAAGLHEGREVAMAQSYGPEARGGASKAEVIVSDEPIDFPQCDRVDVLLALTQEAADAYCWDLDPEATIIVDGDLVSHPPTSRAIGLPFTAAARDKLGKVMVANVVALGAISQLTGLVGRRALEKALQARTPAAALELNKKALALGFRLARERAGLAAAFEPEPSAEDV, from the coding sequence ATGAACAACGGCCGCGCCCCCCTGCCCAAGCCTCGGATGGAAGTGCGCCTGGCCGGCTCGGGCGGCCAGGGCCTGCTGCTGGCCGGGCTGGTCCTGGCCGAGGCCGCCGGCCTGCACGAGGGCCGCGAGGTGGCCATGGCCCAGTCCTACGGCCCCGAGGCCCGGGGCGGGGCCTCCAAGGCCGAGGTGATCGTCTCCGACGAGCCCATCGATTTCCCCCAGTGCGACCGGGTCGACGTGCTGCTGGCCCTGACCCAGGAGGCCGCCGACGCCTATTGCTGGGATCTCGACCCCGAGGCCACGATCATCGTCGACGGCGACCTGGTCAGCCACCCGCCCACCAGTCGGGCCATCGGCCTGCCTTTCACCGCCGCCGCCCGCGACAAGCTGGGCAAGGTCATGGTGGCCAACGTCGTGGCCCTGGGGGCCATCAGCCAACTCACCGGCCTGGTGGGTCGACGGGCGCTGGAAAAGGCCTTGCAGGCCAGAACGCCCGCCGCGGCGCTGGAGCTCAACAAAAAAGCCCTGGCCCTGGGTTTTCGGCTGGCCAGGGAGCGCGCCGGCCTGGCGGCCGCTTTCGAGCCAGAGCCTTCGGCCGAGGACGTCTGA
- a CDS encoding 2-oxoacid:ferredoxin oxidoreductase subunit beta, which produces MPPVSRGVVHGWLRHDKKFPHVWCPGCGLGVLLGSLVRAMITLGLDKNNVALVAGIGCTGRLPVYVDVGSVHATHGRALTFATGVKLAKPELAVITVMGDGDATAIGGNHLIHAARRNMDLTAIIVNNQNYGMTGGQYSPTTPLGARASTATYGNIEPPLDISALCMAAGAGFVARSTVYHVTQLDDLLAQAISHRGFGVVEVLSPCHTNFGRQNKLGSQIDMMRAFKEQAVRVERWAKLDGARRAGRFPIGVLARRDEDTTYLEAYGAMVERAMAQGREGQS; this is translated from the coding sequence ATGCCGCCGGTCTCGCGCGGCGTGGTCCACGGTTGGCTGCGCCACGACAAGAAATTCCCCCACGTCTGGTGCCCCGGCTGCGGGCTGGGCGTGTTGCTGGGCTCGCTGGTGCGGGCGATGATCACCCTGGGCCTGGACAAGAACAACGTGGCGCTGGTGGCGGGCATCGGCTGCACGGGCCGGCTGCCGGTCTACGTCGACGTGGGCAGCGTGCACGCCACCCACGGCCGGGCGCTCACTTTCGCCACCGGCGTCAAGCTGGCCAAGCCCGAGCTTGCGGTGATCACCGTCATGGGTGACGGCGACGCCACGGCCATCGGCGGCAATCACCTCATCCACGCCGCCCGCCGCAACATGGATCTCACCGCCATCATCGTCAACAACCAGAACTATGGCATGACCGGAGGCCAATACAGCCCCACCACGCCCCTGGGGGCCAGGGCCTCCACCGCCACCTACGGCAACATCGAGCCGCCCTTGGACATCAGCGCCCTGTGCATGGCCGCCGGGGCCGGCTTCGTGGCCCGCTCGACGGTCTATCACGTCACCCAACTCGACGATCTGCTGGCCCAGGCCATCAGTCACCGCGGCTTTGGCGTGGTGGAGGTGCTGAGCCCCTGTCACACCAACTTTGGTCGTCAGAACAAACTGGGCTCGCAGATCGACATGATGCGCGCCTTCAAGGAGCAGGCCGTGCGCGTCGAGCGATGGGCCAAGCTGGATGGGGCCCGACGCGCGGGACGCTTTCCCATCGGCGTGCTGGCCCGGCGCGACGAGGACACGACCTATCTGGAGGCCTATGGGGCCATGGTCGAGCGGGCCATGGCCCAGGGCCGGGAGGGGCAATCATGA
- a CDS encoding 2-oxoacid:acceptor oxidoreductase subunit alpha: MSKQKPELLQGNEAIARGALAAGCRFFAGYPITPASEISEILGRRLPARGAAFIQMEDEIASLGACIGASLAGAKAMTATSGPGFSLMQENLGWACITETPLVLVNVMRAGPSTGMPTNPAQGDVQQARWGTHGDHPAIVLCPASVAQCFELTVRAFNLAERLRTPVIVLADEVVAHLREKVSLPAEDELEIIERRKPSVPPDWYVPFKTDGGLIPHLADLGDGYRYHVTGLVHDERGFPTRRPDEVEPFFRRLFGKIRRNFGELEQVLPMALDDAEVVLIAYGCTARAAQAAVRQARAAGMKLGLLQIVGLWPFPRRAVEKAVLGRRAVLVPELNMGQLSREVKRVAAGRARVVHHGRMDGQVITPDEILNRIREFF, from the coding sequence GTGAGCAAGCAAAAGCCCGAGTTGCTGCAAGGCAACGAGGCCATCGCCCGGGGGGCCCTGGCCGCCGGCTGTCGTTTTTTCGCCGGCTATCCCATCACCCCGGCCAGCGAGATCAGCGAGATCCTCGGCCGCCGTCTGCCGGCCCGCGGCGCGGCCTTCATCCAGATGGAAGACGAGATCGCCTCGCTGGGGGCCTGCATCGGCGCGTCCCTGGCCGGGGCCAAGGCCATGACCGCCACCAGCGGGCCGGGTTTTTCGCTGATGCAGGAAAACCTGGGCTGGGCCTGCATCACCGAGACGCCGCTGGTTTTGGTCAACGTCATGCGCGCCGGGCCGTCCACCGGCATGCCCACCAATCCGGCCCAGGGCGACGTGCAGCAGGCCCGTTGGGGAACCCACGGCGATCATCCGGCCATCGTGCTCTGCCCGGCCAGCGTGGCCCAGTGTTTCGAGCTGACGGTGCGGGCGTTCAACCTGGCCGAGCGCCTGCGCACGCCGGTGATCGTGCTGGCCGACGAGGTGGTGGCCCACCTGCGCGAAAAAGTTTCGCTGCCCGCCGAAGACGAGCTGGAGATCATCGAACGGCGCAAGCCCTCCGTGCCGCCCGACTGGTACGTCCCCTTCAAGACCGACGGCGGATTGATCCCCCATCTGGCCGACCTGGGCGACGGCTATCGCTATCACGTCACGGGCCTGGTCCACGACGAGCGGGGCTTTCCCACCCGCCGGCCCGACGAGGTCGAGCCGTTCTTCCGGCGTTTGTTCGGCAAGATCCGCCGCAACTTCGGCGAGTTGGAGCAGGTGCTGCCCATGGCCCTGGACGACGCCGAGGTGGTGCTGATCGCCTATGGCTGCACGGCCAGGGCGGCCCAGGCCGCCGTGCGTCAGGCCCGCGCGGCCGGGATGAAGCTTGGCCTGTTGCAGATCGTGGGGCTGTGGCCCTTCCCCCGCCGGGCGGTGGAAAAGGCCGTCCTGGGCCGCCGGGCGGTGCTGGTCCCCGAGCTGAACATGGGCCAACTCAGCCGCGAGGTCAAACGGGTGGCCGCCGGCCGGGCGCGGGTGGTCCACCACGGCCGCATGGACGGCCAGGTGATCACCCCCGATGAAATATTGAACCGCATCCGGGAGTTTTTCTGA
- a CDS encoding 4Fe-4S dicluster domain-containing protein, whose translation MNDNAKAGRPAGQAASAKISFFPAWCKSCGNCVAFCPRQALAMDQWGAPHLARPERCTRCGLCEMLCPDFAISVGDGAVASVKPGPCGPAEKRANQSPERIAPADNAE comes from the coding sequence ATGAACGACAACGCCAAGGCGGGCCGGCCGGCGGGCCAGGCCGCGTCGGCCAAGATAAGCTTCTTTCCGGCCTGGTGTAAAAGCTGCGGCAACTGCGTGGCCTTTTGCCCGCGCCAGGCCCTGGCCATGGATCAATGGGGCGCGCCCCATCTGGCCCGGCCCGAGCGCTGCACGCGCTGCGGCCTCTGCGAGATGCTCTGCCCCGATTTCGCCATCAGCGTCGGCGACGGGGCCGTGGCCTCGGTCAAGCCGGGGCCGTGCGGCCCGGCCGAAAAGCGGGCCAACCAGAGCCCCGAGCGCATCGCGCCGGCCGACAACGCGGAGTAG
- a CDS encoding response regulator, translating into MLKTHTKVLIVDDEPENVRYLQTILEENGFHDIHSAKDGDEGLKKAKALMPGLMILDVRMPKKTGIVVFNELKSIWKYKNIPIIILTGEGEFLKQLTALRGYREDGDLSVQKPTEEVLSQFIQHKPEAFLEKPVEPEALMKAVKAILN; encoded by the coding sequence GTGCTGAAAACACACACCAAAGTCCTTATCGTCGACGACGAGCCCGAGAATGTGCGCTATCTCCAGACCATTCTCGAGGAAAACGGCTTCCACGACATCCACTCGGCCAAGGACGGCGACGAGGGCCTCAAAAAAGCCAAGGCCCTGATGCCGGGGCTGATGATCCTCGATGTGCGCATGCCCAAGAAAACGGGCATAGTCGTATTCAACGAGCTGAAAAGCATCTGGAAGTACAAGAACATCCCCATCATCATCCTCACCGGCGAGGGCGAGTTCCTCAAGCAATTGACCGCCCTGCGCGGCTATCGGGAGGATGGCGACCTGAGCGTGCAAAAGCCCACCGAGGAGGTGCTGAGCCAGTTCATCCAGCACAAGCCCGAGGCTTTTCTGGAAAAGCCCGTCGAGCCCGAGGCCCTGATGAAGGCCGTCAAGGCCATCCTCAACTAG